From the genome of Methanothrix soehngenii GP6:
GGGTAAAGGCTTTCTAACACCTATTGAGTTTTGACGTGAAATGTGAATATTTAAGGAGAAAGAAGGCTTAATAATCACTTATATTACCTTTAATGCTTTATTAATATTTGGATTCGGATGAGATTTTACTTAAGATTTATATTTCATATTTGAACTGCAAAATCGATAATAATCTACTGGATTTTGGCTCTAAAATTGCTTTTATTTAAATAGATCGCTTTTACTTTTTATGCAAAAACTAAAATTTATATAGGAGTGCGACAATTGGATAGTTTGGCGGGGTCAAATCCCCGACTAAAAAGAACGGAGTATGGAAGAAATGGAAGTATTTGAAGGAGAAACAGTAGCTGGAACAGGAGAAAATGCCCCAGCACCCTGCTGTCTCTCATGTGGTTGCAGTGGTAGCCTTGGATACAACCAGATGAACGCTCAATGGAATGCTGGTAACTGGTAGGCACCCTGGAGCAATATAAGGAGGACGGTATCTGTAACGATCGTTACAGATATTCCTTCCTTATATTTAACCAAATTAACGAAGTTGTGGTTCGCTATTGTACAAGTGCGAATGAATACGGATCCCCTGAAATGGGCTTCAAACATCGAAGTTATGAGATGGATGGTGAAGAAACATGTTGGAATTTGAGACTATGGCAAAAAATATGTATGCATGGGACGATGAAAAAGGCCTGTTTATTCCATTCTCATCAACTATGAGGGCCGTAAAAAGCGAGATTTCAAAACTTAACTCTGTATCAAAAGAAATGGTCATTGAACGACTAAAAGATGATTTTAATTGTGATGATATTTCTTTTTGTTACAATTGGTTAAAAAAATGGGAGAAAATTCATGTTCCCGACTATAAATCTCAAATCCCAAAGGAAATTGACAAATCAGAAATAAAAAGTTATTTATTTGCGCATTGTCTCTCACAACTTTCATTATGCACTACTGAAGATTGCAATTTTAGATGTAGATATTGTTCCTTTTCCGACTTTTATGAATATAACCGCGGCTATTCCGATAAATATATGGATTTTGATACTGCAAAGAAAGCAATAGACTATTTTATCTCACTATTAAATGAGGGAAAGAAATATAATCCTATAAGAAAACCCGCATTGGGGTTTTACGGAGGCGAACCCTTATTAAATTTTGGATTGATAAAAAAATGTATAGAATATATAGAAAGTATCTATAATGACTATGAAATTATATACACTATTACAACAAATGGAAGTATGCTAGATAAAAAAAGAGCAAATTGGCTTATGGAGCATGATTTTATTATATTTGTTAGTTTAGATGGACCGGAAGACGAGCATGACAGGCTTAGAATTTATGAAAATGGAAAAGGATCATTCAGAGATGTCATTAAGAATGTGACTCGAATTATTAGGAAAGGATATAAAGAAATCTATTGTATGCCAGTTTTTGATTGGAAAAGCGATCTTTTTAAGCGCGAAGAATTCTTCAATAGAAATGACATCCCTTCTGTAGCGCGTATAGCTTTAGTTAATAATATTGAGGGGTGTAGGTA
Proteins encoded in this window:
- a CDS encoding radical SAM protein, which gives rise to MLEFETMAKNMYAWDDEKGLFIPFSSTMRAVKSEISKLNSVSKEMVIERLKDDFNCDDISFCYNWLKKWEKIHVPDYKSQIPKEIDKSEIKSYLFAHCLSQLSLCTTEDCNFRCRYCSFSDFYEYNRGYSDKYMDFDTAKKAIDYFISLLNEGKKYNPIRKPALGFYGGEPLLNFGLIKKCIEYIESIYNDYEIIYTITTNGSMLDKKRANWLMEHDFIIFVSLDGPEDEHDRLRIYENGKGSFRDVIKNVTRIIRKGYKEIYCMPVFDWKSDLFKREEFFNRNDIPSVARIALVNNIEGCRYYEQFTEKDYSAFLGQLERARSCYYKDLNLQRGKEKLSFFDKLVGLDPGEDLFKSVSIYIQPLIMPFTGACIPGRKLFVDVYGNYHACERVNSSFPIGNVNDGLNFEKISKLIVGYLRSMDKCPSCKVSRKCTYCYQNFMTDNGFSPSSTVCENIESIKKASFARSFNIAEIYPEFVEESNYKHKNIKKYYGDDRNVFQT